A stretch of DNA from Agrobacterium cucumeris:
GCGTAATCGTATCCAGCATCGGCGCCAGAATGAGGGTCGGAATGGTGATGTTCGTCAGATGATCCTGACGGGTCACCCGCGCCATGGCCTTCAAGGCTTCATAGACCCAGCGCGCCGTTGGCGCACCGATGAACAGTTCCGGAAATTGCCGGTGCAGCGATAGATTTCGCGCAAAACGCTTCGCATCCGAGGTCAGCGGGTTGCCATCGAAATCCCGCTCACGTTGATCCTTGCCGAGCTGAATTCTTCCGAGGCCAATCAGACTTAAGACCGTCGAGACAAGCCGGATGACGGGCGAAGGAACGGATTGCTGGCTGTCCAGCTCGATGAATGGCGAGCAAAGCGCCAGTCGGTCTATCCGGTTGGACAGGTCGGGTGCCGCCGCAAGTGCTGCAAGCGCACCGGTGGAATGCGCGATCATGAAGAATGGCAGCCGTGTATCCGGCAACACCACCTGCTCGAGAAACAGGCTGATATCGCGCTGATAGTCGGAAAACCGCCGAACATGCCCGGCGCCCGGCCTCTTCAGCAGCCGTTCAGAACCGCCCTGCCCGCGCGTGTCGAAGGTCGCGACCCAGAAGCCCATGGCCGTCAGATCGGCAATCGTTTCGAAATATTTCTCGATACACTCGTTGCGGCCGTGCAGAAGAACCACCGTTCCGCGGGCAATATGGCGGCTGGCGCGAAAGATCGCATATCGAAGCTGCTTGCCGCCATGGCCGGCAAAATATCCGACGGTATGGTTGCCGGGAACCGGGTTATCTTCACTGACGCGCAATGTGGCTTCGATCATCGGTCTTTTCCGGCTTTTCAACTCTTTTCGGATAGGTCGGCGGCGACAGAAGGTCAAAGAAAAAATTGCCGGAACCGTCGGTTAAAGCAGTCGCGGTTCCGGCTAGTAAGACAGAAGAAGAAGGGACGTTATTGCTTCTGTCCACGGAGAATGTCTCCGATGACCGCAGTTTTATGGCGCTCAAACTGAACGATGCCGGAACCGGATGTTCAGCCATGGTTCATGTTGTGACCACCCCTTGACGCCGGCTCAAGCCATTCCCATCTCCTTCATGCGGTCGCCAGAACGGGACCGCGCCCTATGTCCGGCCGTTGCCAGAACGGGACGCCGGATTTAACCGCAAACAGTCGCTTCTTAGGAGGACACCATGCGTCACGTCGATTTTTCCCCCCTCTATCGCTCCACCGTTGGCTTCGACCGTCTTTTCTCGATGCTTGACGGCCTCGGCCAGCCCGAACAGGCCCAGTCCTATCCGCCCTACAACATCGAGCGGACGGGTGAGAACACCTATCGTATCACCATGGCTGTTGCCGGTTTCGATGAGACCGAACTCAGCATTGAATCCCGCGCCAATGCGCTGACGGTGAAGGCTGAGAAGTCCGGGGACGAGAAGTCATCCGAAGGCGAATTCCTGTATCGCGGCATCGCCACGCGCGCTTTCGAACGCCGCTTCCAGCTTGCCGACCACGTCGAAGTCCAGACCGCTTCCTTAAAGAACGGCCTGCTCCACATTGATCTCGTCCGCAATATCCCGGAAGCCATGAAGCCGCGCCGCATCGCGATCTCGTCCGACAGCGCCGATGCGCCGAAGACGATCGAAGCCCAGATCACGCCGGCTCAGGTCAACTAAACTATCGTGAAATGCAATCGGAACGGCCCCTTCACGGGGCCGTTTTTGTTTGCAGAAATTCTCGTGTCAGCGGGTGGATGCCGCCACGCCTTCTGCGGCAGCCGTTTCCATAATCGCTGCCTTCTCATGGGCCTTGCGGGCATAACGCTGGGCCAGCACGGCGCAGACCATCAGCTGAATCTGGTGGAAGAGCATGATTGGCAAAACGATTGCGCCAATGCTCTGGCCGGCAAAGATCGCGCCCGCCATGGGCACGCCACTGGCAAGGCTCTTCTTGGACCCGCAGAAGGTGATGGTGATTTCATCCGCCTTGTTGAAACCAAGCGCCCGGCTGCCGAACATCGTTACGCAGAGGACAAACGCCAGAAGCAGGATGTTGATGACAATGACCACGCCGATGTCGCGCAGGGAAAACGTCTGCCAGATACCCTCGATGACAGCATCGGAAAAAGCGAGATAGACAACCATCAAGATCGAGCCGCGATCAACGGGAGACAGCAGTTTTTTGCGCGCCCGGATCCAGTCGCCAATCCACGGCTGCAACACCTGACCGACGATGAAAGGCAACAACAGCTGCAGGAAGATTTGCAGGAAAGCGTCCAGCGAAAACCCGTTGCCATGGCCGCCGACCGTAAACAGCAGGCCAACCAGCAATGGCGTCAGGAACATGCCGAAAATATTCGATGCCGAAGCCGAGCAGATCGCCGCCGGCACGTTTCCGCCCGCCATGGAGGTGAAGGCGATGGAGGATTGCACAGTGGATGGCAGGACACAGAGAAACAGCACGCCCATATAAAGCGGCGCCGGCAGGATGTTTTCGGGAATGAAACCGATCGCCACGCCCAGCAACGGGAAAAGGCCGAAAGTGACGAGCAGGATCGCCAGATGCAGACGCCAGTGCAGGATGCCGGCAATCACCACATCCCGCGAAAGTCGCGCACCATGCAGGAAGAACAGAAGCGCAATCGCCAGCTTCGTCGCAAGGCCGAAATATTCCGCCGGCTGACCGCTGATGGGCAGAAAGGAAGCCAAAATCACGGTGGCCACCAACATCATGGTGAAGCGGTCAGGCAGGAAGCGGGTCATGGGAAAATCTTTCCGGCATCAGTTTTACTTGAAATGTCAGCCACTATCGCTAATCATGAATTCGAATGCAAAGACTAACAGTTATCATGATTTGAGATAATGCTGAACCTTCAACATCTAGCCAGCTTCGTCATGCTGCAGCAAACCGGCAGTTTCACTCTCGCAGCCGAGCGACTGGGTGTCGGCCAATCCACCGTCAGCCAGCATATTCAACGGCTGGAAGCCTCGCTTGGTCGCCGGCTGATTGCACGTAGTACCCATCAGGTAAAACTGACCGGTGAAGGCGAGGCACTGCTCGGTTATGCCCGCAATATGCTTGACATCGACAGCAAGGTCTCCTCGCTCTTCAGCGAAAGCCGCCTGCGCGGACGGCTGAGGCTTGGTGTATCCGAAGATTTCGTCGCCAGCCGGCTGACGGCCATTCTGGAAGAGTTCATCCGTCTTTATCCTCTAGTGGATCTGGAACTGACGGTTTCGCTGAGCGGCGTACTTTACCAGATGCAGGATAATGGCGAACTGGATGTGGTGCTGGCCAAACGCCGTCTTGGTGACAAGCTCGGACACTTCCTCTATCGCGAACCGCTGGTGTGGCTGGCGCGTGACCCCGAGCGCATGCTGAACCAGCCGGACGCCCTGCCGCTGATCGCCTTTCCGCCGCCGAGCATTACCAGAAAGGCGGCGCAGGAAGCGCTTGACCGCGCTGGCCTCTCCTGGCGCATCGTCTGCACCTGCGGCAGTCTCAGCGGGCTGACGGCTGCTGCAAGAGCGGGCATGGGCATTCTGGTGCAGCCACGCAGCATGGCGCCCACCGGTCTCAAGGAGATTGCGGCGGATGTGCTGCCGGTGCTCGAAGACGTGGAATTCGTGCTTCAGCCGAGCAAGGGTACCGATACGAAACTGGTGCGCGCCCTTTCCGATCTGGTGTCCAGCAAGAGCATCGCTCCCGGCAGCTTCGTATAGCTTCCCTGACGCATTTCCGGACGCAAAACCGCTTCACACTTTTGCTGGAAATGCTCTAGTTTTCCCGCCGTGAAAGGCACCGGCCGACGCTGTCACGCCAGCCGGCGATGGCGTTTTTCCGCTCCGCCTCGTCCATGTCAGGAGCGAAACGGCGGTCACGTTTCCAATGGGCTGCGAAGGCTTCACGATCCGGCCAGATGCCCGCACGCGATGCAGCGAGCCAGGCGGCACCCAGAATGGTCGTTTCCAGAAAGACCGGACGGTCTACCGGTGCGGCGAGAACATCGGCCAGTCGCTGCATCGTCCAGTCAGAGGCAACCATGCCGCCATCGACCCGCAGCACCGTCTTGCCATTGTCACCCGCCCAGTCCTTGCGCATGGCATCCAGGAGGTCAAACGTCTGATAGGCAACGCTTTCCAGCGCCGCACGTGCGAATTCCGCAGGTCCTGTTCCACGCGTCAGGCCGAAGATCGCTCCGCGCGCATCAGCATCCCAATACGGCGCACCAAGGCCGGTGAAGGCCGGAACCAGATAGACACGCTGATTGGGATCGGCCTTTTCGGCAAGCGCGCTGACTTCAGAGGCGACCGAGATGAAACCCAGCTCGTCACGCAGCCATTGCACCGCCGCACCGGCAATGAAGATCGAACCTTCGAGCGCATAGGTCGTCACACCATCGAGACGGTAAGCAATCGTCGTAAGCAGCCGGTTGGTGGAAGCGACGCGATCCGTGCCGGTATTGAGAAGCGCGAAGCAGCCGGTGCCATAGGTTGATTTCATCATGCCCGGCTCGAAGCAGGCATTGCCGATGACAGCTGCCTGCTGATCGCCGGCAACACCGAGGATCGGGATTTCTGCGCCTAGAAGCGCCTTGTCCGTCACGCCGAAATCAGCGGCGCAATCCAGCACTTCCGGCAGCATGGCGCGGGGAATGTCGAGGATCGACAGCAGCTCGTCATCCCAGGCATTGTCCTCAATATTGTAGATCAAGGTCCGAGAGGCATTGGTGGCGTCGGTCACATGGCGACGACCGCCGGTGAGACGGTAGATCAGGAAACTGTCGACCGTGCCGAAGCAGATGTCACCCCTCACCGCCTTTTCGCGGAGGCCGCTGACGCTATCCAGAATCCATTTCAGCTTGGTACCGGAAAAATAGGGATCGAGCAGCAGGCCGGTCTTTTTCGAAAACAACGGCTCCAGGCCACGGCGTTTCAGGTCCTCGCAGATGGGTGCGGCGCGCCGATCCTGCCAGACCACCGCACGGTGTACGGCTTCACCCGTGTTACGGTCCCAGAGCACTGTCGTTTCGCGCTGGTTTGTAATGCCGATAGCCTCGATATCGGAAGCGGCAATGCCGGCATCGGCAAGCGCCAGCCGGATGGTTTCGAGCACGCTTTTCCAGATATCCTCGCCATCATGTTCCACCCAGCCCGAGGCCGGGAAATGTTGCGGAAATTCTCGCTGTCCGACACCGATGACCCGCATGTCGCGATCAAAGACCATCGACCGTGTCGATGTCGTTCCCTGATCGATCGCCAGAATATAACCGCCCATTATGTAACTCCCTTTCAGACGCAATGACGGGGCGGCAAAGCCGCCCCGGTTTCAGAGCACGTCGTCGGACGTACTCTGTATCTTTGTTTTCACGCATTTTCCGGACGTAAAACCGCTACGCACTTTTACTGAAAATGCTTCATGTCACGCAGAGATTACTTCTGCCAGCTTTTGACCAGTTCGTCGTAATTGACGGTGACCGGCTTTTCCTTTTCGTTGGCGATCTTCAGCTGCGGAGCCAGATTGCCCTTCGAAACGGCGTCCTTGTTCCAGTAGTCGATATCGTGCTCTTCCGCCAGTTTCGGGCCGATATCACCCTGCACACCGGCGCGCTCGATACGGGCCATGACCTTTTCCTGCTCGGCGCAGAGCGAGTCCATGGCTGCCTGCGCGGTTTTCGCACCCGACGACGCATCGCCGATTGCCTGCCACCACAGCTGCGCCAGCTTCGGATAATCAGGAACGTTGGTGCCGGTTGGAGACCATTGCACGCGGGCCGGCGAACGATAGAACTCGATCAGACCGCCGAGCTTGGCAGCCCGATCCGTGAAGCTCTGGTGATGGATCGTGCTGTCACGAATGAAGGTGAGACCCACATGGCTCTTCTTCACATCCACCGTCTTGGAGGTCACGAACTGCGCGTAAAGCCATGCAGCCTTGGCGCGGTCGTCGGGGGTGGATTTCATCAATGTCCACGAACCCACATCCTGATAACCGAGCTTCATGCCGTCCTTCCAGTAGACGCCATGCGGCGAAGGTGCGACGCGCCATTTCGGCGAGCCGTCCTCGTTCACAACAGGCAGGCCGGGTTTGGCCATATCGGCGGTGAAGGCCGTGTACCAGAAGATCTGCTGGGCAATGTTACCCTGCGCCGGCACCGGCCCGGATTCGGAGAAGGTCATGCCCTGTGCTTCCGGCGGCGCGTATTTCTTCAGCCATTCGAGATATTTCTCGATGGAATAGACCGAAGCGGGACCGTTGGTATCACCACCCCGCGCCACGCAGGAACCGACGGGCTGCGACTTGTCGTTGACCTTGATACCCCATTCATCGACCGGCAGGCCGTTCGGCAGACCCTTGTCGCCGTTGCCAGCCATGGAGAGCCAGGCATCGGTGAAGCGCCAGCCAAGCGACGGGTCCTTCTTGCCATAGTCCATATGGCCGAAGACCTTCTTGCCGCCGACATCGCGGCCGGTGAAGAATTCGGCGATATCCTCATAAGCCGACCAGTTGACCGGCACGCCGAGGTCGTAGCCGTATTTGGCCTTGAAATCGGCCTTGTTCTTGTCGTCGTTGAACCAGTCGTAACGGAACCAGTAGAGGTTCGCGAATTGCTGGTCGGGAAGCTGGTAGAGCTTCTTGTCCGGTGCCGTTGTAAAGGCGCTGCCGATGAAATCCTTGAGGTCGAGACCGGGATTGGTGACGTCCTTGCCTTCATTGGCCATGAAGTCGGTCAGGTTGCGCACCTGCTGGTAGCGCCAATGCGTGCCGATGAGATCGCTGTCGTTGACCCAGCCGTCATAAAGGTTCTGGCCGGTCTGCATCTGGGTCTGGATCTTTTCGACGACGTCACCTTCCTGGATGATGTCATGCGTGACCTTGATGCCGGTAATGGCGGTGAAGGCCGGCGCCAGAACTTTCGATTCATATTCATGCGTGGTCAGGGATTCGGAAACGACCTTGATGTCCATGCCGGCGAAAGGTTTCGCGGCATCGATAAACCATTGCAGTTCCTTCTCCTGATCCGCACGGGAAAGCGACGACATATCGCCGATTTCCTTGTCCAGAAACTGCTTTGCTTCCTCCATTCCGGCGAAAGCGGAACCTGTCATTGCCAGCAGCATGGCTGCCGTCGTCGTCATCAGATGCCGTCGCATATCAGTCCTCCCAGGGGTTGCGATTGCATGAAGTCCTCCAGTGCGGTCTTCCTCCGCCGCACCGTTCTTTCTGCTCTAAACGAAACGGAAAACGCCGATGGCGTAGACCACGGACAGAGCGAGAGCCCACCACAGGTTCGGACCGACCAGCCCGAGCCATGCGAGATGAATAAAGGCGCTGCCGAGCAGCGAAATGAACAACCGGTCGCCGCGCGTGGTCTCAAAGCGCAAGAGGCCAAAGCGGGGATTGCCACCGGGCGAAAAATATTCCCAGACCCACATGCCGACGAGCAGCACGGCGATGGCGCAGAAAAATGCGGCCGTAGCCCAAGTCCACGCCATCCAGGTAAAATCGGGCATCTTCATCACGGTCAAACCCTCCCCAACGCAAAGCCCTTGGCGATGTAATTGCGCACGAACCAGATCACCAGCGCGCCCGGAATGAGTGTCAGCACACCGGCAGCGGCAAGCAGGCCCCAATCCATGCCGGCGGCGGACACGGTTCGCGTCATCGTCGCGGCGATCGGCTTTGCATCCGTCGTCGTCAGCGTACGGGCGATCAGAAGCTCGACCCACGAGAACATGAAGCTGAAGAAGCAGGCCACACCGATGCCGGAAGCGATGAGCGGCATGAAAATCTTCACGAAGAATTTCGGGAAGGAATAGCCGTCAATATAGGCGGTTTCGTCGATTTCCTTCGGCACGCCCGACATGAAGCCTTCGAGGATCCACACCGCCAGCGGCACGTTGAACAGGCAATGCGCCAGCGCCACAGCAATATGCGTGTCGATCAGCCCGAACGCCGAATAAAGCTGGAAGAAGGGCAACGCGAACACGGCGGGCGGGGCCATACGGTTGGTCAAAAGCCAGAAGAACAGGTGCTTGTCACCGAGAAAACGGTAACGGGAGAAGGCATAGGCCGCCGGAAGTGCCGCTGCAACCGAGATCACCATGTTCATCACAACGTAGATAATCGAGTTGATGTAACCCGAATACCAGGAGGAATCGGTGAAGATCGTCCGGTAGTTCTGCAGCGTCGGCTGGTGCGGATAAAGCGTCATGGACGAGACGATCTCCGCATTCGTCTTAAAGCTCATATTGACGAGCCAATAGATCGGCACGAGCAGAAGAATGATGTAGATCGTCGGCACCAGCCAGGAAAAACGCGATGGCCCATGGCGGCGGCGCGATCGTGCCGCAAGGCCCGACAATCCCGCCGAGGCGGCTTTCACCGGGGAATTTCCCATCCGTTCCACGCTTGTGGTGACATCAGAGGCGCTCATGTCTCAAGTCTCCGCGTCGTGGCTGGTCATCACGGTGTAGAACACCCAGGACAACAGCAGGATGATGAGGAAGTAGATCAGCGACATGGCTGCTGCAGGGCCCAGGTCAAACTGGCCGAGCGCCATCTTCACGAGATCGATGGACAGAAAGGTGGTGGAATTGCCCGGGCCGCCGCCAGTGACGACGAAAGGCTCGGTATAGATCATGAAACTGTCCATGAAGCGCAGCAGGAATGCGATGAGCAGCACGCGCTTCATCTTCGGCAGCTGGATGAACCGGAATACGGCGAAACGCGATGCTCCATCGATCCTGGCCGCCTGGTAATAGGCATCCGGAATGGAAACGAGGCTGGCATAGCAGAGCAGCACGACGAGGCTCGTCCAGTGCCAGACATCCATGATGACGACCGTGATCCATGCATCGAGCGGATCGTTGACGTAGTTGTAATCAAGCCCAAGCTGATTGGCGTAATAACCGAGCAGCCCAATATCGCTGCGCCCGAACACCTGCCAGATCGTGCCGACCACGTTCCACGGCACCAGAAGCGGCAGCGCCATCGTCACAAGGCAGACAGGCACGCCGATGCCGGATTTCGGCATTTTGAGCGCGATGAAAATGCCGAGCGGAATTTCAATCGCGAGGATGATGCCGGAGAACAGCAGGTTGCGCCCCAGCGCATCCCAGAACCGGGCCGATGCCAGAATTTCTTCGAACCATTGCGTTCCCGCCCAGAAGAACTGGTTGTTGCCGAAGGTATCCTGCACCGAATAGTTCACGACGGTCATC
This window harbors:
- a CDS encoding extracellular solute-binding protein; the protein is MRRHLMTTTAAMLLAMTGSAFAGMEEAKQFLDKEIGDMSSLSRADQEKELQWFIDAAKPFAGMDIKVVSESLTTHEYESKVLAPAFTAITGIKVTHDIIQEGDVVEKIQTQMQTGQNLYDGWVNDSDLIGTHWRYQQVRNLTDFMANEGKDVTNPGLDLKDFIGSAFTTAPDKKLYQLPDQQFANLYWFRYDWFNDDKNKADFKAKYGYDLGVPVNWSAYEDIAEFFTGRDVGGKKVFGHMDYGKKDPSLGWRFTDAWLSMAGNGDKGLPNGLPVDEWGIKVNDKSQPVGSCVARGGDTNGPASVYSIEKYLEWLKKYAPPEAQGMTFSESGPVPAQGNIAQQIFWYTAFTADMAKPGLPVVNEDGSPKWRVAPSPHGVYWKDGMKLGYQDVGSWTLMKSTPDDRAKAAWLYAQFVTSKTVDVKKSHVGLTFIRDSTIHHQSFTDRAAKLGGLIEFYRSPARVQWSPTGTNVPDYPKLAQLWWQAIGDASSGAKTAQAAMDSLCAEQEKVMARIERAGVQGDIGPKLAEEHDIDYWNKDAVSKGNLAPQLKIANEKEKPVTVNYDELVKSWQK
- a CDS encoding bile acid:sodium symporter family protein is translated as MTRFLPDRFTMMLVATVILASFLPISGQPAEYFGLATKLAIALLFFLHGARLSRDVVIAGILHWRLHLAILLVTFGLFPLLGVAIGFIPENILPAPLYMGVLFLCVLPSTVQSSIAFTSMAGGNVPAAICSASASNIFGMFLTPLLVGLLFTVGGHGNGFSLDAFLQIFLQLLLPFIVGQVLQPWIGDWIRARKKLLSPVDRGSILMVVYLAFSDAVIEGIWQTFSLRDIGVVIVINILLLAFVLCVTMFGSRALGFNKADEITITFCGSKKSLASGVPMAGAIFAGQSIGAIVLPIMLFHQIQLMVCAVLAQRYARKAHEKAAIMETAAAEGVAASTR
- a CDS encoding alpha/beta fold hydrolase, translated to MIEATLRVSEDNPVPGNHTVGYFAGHGGKQLRYAIFRASRHIARGTVVLLHGRNECIEKYFETIADLTAMGFWVATFDTRGQGGSERLLKRPGAGHVRRFSDYQRDISLFLEQVVLPDTRLPFFMIAHSTGALAALAAAPDLSNRIDRLALCSPFIELDSQQSVPSPVIRLVSTVLSLIGLGRIQLGKDQRERDFDGNPLTSDAKRFARNLSLHRQFPELFIGAPTARWVYEALKAMARVTRQDHLTNITIPTLILAPMLDTITPYKAQEELSRNFRAAQLLPVTGARHELLHERDVFRKQALAAIDAFFAPE
- a CDS encoding LysR family transcriptional regulator, encoding MLNLQHLASFVMLQQTGSFTLAAERLGVGQSTVSQHIQRLEASLGRRLIARSTHQVKLTGEGEALLGYARNMLDIDSKVSSLFSESRLRGRLRLGVSEDFVASRLTAILEEFIRLYPLVDLELTVSLSGVLYQMQDNGELDVVLAKRRLGDKLGHFLYREPLVWLARDPERMLNQPDALPLIAFPPPSITRKAAQEALDRAGLSWRIVCTCGSLSGLTAAARAGMGILVQPRSMAPTGLKEIAADVLPVLEDVEFVLQPSKGTDTKLVRALSDLVSSKSIAPGSFV
- a CDS encoding DUF2160 domain-containing protein codes for the protein MKMPDFTWMAWTWATAAFFCAIAVLLVGMWVWEYFSPGGNPRFGLLRFETTRGDRLFISLLGSAFIHLAWLGLVGPNLWWALALSVVYAIGVFRFV
- the hspL gene encoding heat shock protein HspL, with protein sequence MRHVDFSPLYRSTVGFDRLFSMLDGLGQPEQAQSYPPYNIERTGENTYRITMAVAGFDETELSIESRANALTVKAEKSGDEKSSEGEFLYRGIATRAFERRFQLADHVEVQTASLKNGLLHIDLVRNIPEAMKPRRIAISSDSADAPKTIEAQITPAQVN
- the glpK gene encoding glycerol kinase GlpK, with the translated sequence MGGYILAIDQGTTSTRSMVFDRDMRVIGVGQREFPQHFPASGWVEHDGEDIWKSVLETIRLALADAGIAASDIEAIGITNQRETTVLWDRNTGEAVHRAVVWQDRRAAPICEDLKRRGLEPLFSKKTGLLLDPYFSGTKLKWILDSVSGLREKAVRGDICFGTVDSFLIYRLTGGRRHVTDATNASRTLIYNIEDNAWDDELLSILDIPRAMLPEVLDCAADFGVTDKALLGAEIPILGVAGDQQAAVIGNACFEPGMMKSTYGTGCFALLNTGTDRVASTNRLLTTIAYRLDGVTTYALEGSIFIAGAAVQWLRDELGFISVASEVSALAEKADPNQRVYLVPAFTGLGAPYWDADARGAIFGLTRGTGPAEFARAALESVAYQTFDLLDAMRKDWAGDNGKTVLRVDGGMVASDWTMQRLADVLAAPVDRPVFLETTILGAAWLAASRAGIWPDREAFAAHWKRDRRFAPDMDEAERKNAIAGWRDSVGRCLSRREN
- a CDS encoding carbohydrate ABC transporter permease → MGNSPVKAASAGLSGLAARSRRRHGPSRFSWLVPTIYIILLLVPIYWLVNMSFKTNAEIVSSMTLYPHQPTLQNYRTIFTDSSWYSGYINSIIYVVMNMVISVAAALPAAYAFSRYRFLGDKHLFFWLLTNRMAPPAVFALPFFQLYSAFGLIDTHIAVALAHCLFNVPLAVWILEGFMSGVPKEIDETAYIDGYSFPKFFVKIFMPLIASGIGVACFFSFMFSWVELLIARTLTTTDAKPIAATMTRTVSAAGMDWGLLAAAGVLTLIPGALVIWFVRNYIAKGFALGRV
- a CDS encoding carbohydrate ABC transporter permease; translation: MEKSWNNKAWFMVLPVLVLVAFSAVIPLMTVVNYSVQDTFGNNQFFWAGTQWFEEILASARFWDALGRNLLFSGIILAIEIPLGIFIALKMPKSGIGVPVCLVTMALPLLVPWNVVGTIWQVFGRSDIGLLGYYANQLGLDYNYVNDPLDAWITVVIMDVWHWTSLVVLLCYASLVSIPDAYYQAARIDGASRFAVFRFIQLPKMKRVLLIAFLLRFMDSFMIYTEPFVVTGGGPGNSTTFLSIDLVKMALGQFDLGPAAAMSLIYFLIILLLSWVFYTVMTSHDAET